The Phragmites australis chromosome 15, lpPhrAust1.1, whole genome shotgun sequence genome window below encodes:
- the LOC133892433 gene encoding protein FAR1-RELATED SEQUENCE 5-like — protein MTNPSPHSSCPIEGGSAAHIDPHPPPPQPIPPTPWSPSSSSSPSSFLQTLAQTLMSAASDPSHLSGESLPASPTSSGSSSSGAADPTATNLTQTTSTSAAGDDDGDGDAPTSPRVGMYFETEDDAYEFYKAYAARLGFVVRKSNKSKNSRHTVTRRLFVCSKQGFRQEPKKPQDETAAAAASSSSPAPPRCPDSRTGCLASLTIKLIPSANAFRVTDLVAEHNHPLASAAPAVSLALLPPSSSHHSIAAAASLPDPRDGPHPDMHFESEEDAYVFYNRYAEHVGFSVRRSYKKRKRGVIVSRIFVCSREGVSDRAKQEGLATVSANGGVGSAGTPRPGPPPTRTGCQARMVIKITPCRTYRVAKFFPEHNHSLVNPESVHKLRSHKMRARAHELGAGELHRRKQGKGVQLGDAGAALQYLEELQVENPSVYYAVGVGPDGKSAVNFFWADAKSIIDFRTFGDVVLFDTTYGLNGYGRPFALFVGVDNHKQLLVFGAALLYDESIQSLKWVFEVFADAMRARQPQTILIDERPECAIAAAEVWPGSNHCTSVWHIYHNSKRHLKQVFESTKSFGNALSHCLFDCEDEMEFLSSWEKLFEKHDAGESEWLNRLFLEKEKWALAYQRTMFSADILTTLRKENMINELKRELSEQEDILQFFRRYETILEEHRSKKLHTDVDGSQVTLPIPSLRMLKQASNAYTPEAFKMFQGEFEAYMNCMSFPCGVIGTVSEYKIVLDEKPSENFVKFDALDGSATCSCKKFEAVGIQCCHVLKVLDLKNIKELPETYILKRWRKDARSVQIGEEPTSGSGSVMRSASEARFSNMCRLASLIASRAAKSEEAMSYIESQSSVLLKHRDDMLQIGYPEMGNHTVASSSQAISFVGNQHPDHTTQARAVAHPTNGLMGL, from the exons ATGACCAACCCGTCGCCGCACAGCTCCTGCCCCATCGAGGGAGGCTCAGCCGCACACATCGACCCACACCCGCCGCCTCCGCAGCCGATCCCTCCAACCCCTTggtccccttcttcctcctcgtccccCTCTTCCTTCCTCCAAACCCTGGCGCAAACCCTAATGTCCGCCGCCTCGGACCCTTCCCACCTCTCCGGCGAGTCCTTGCCGGCGTCCCCCACCTCatccggctcctcctcctctggcgCCGCCGACCCCACCGCCACCAACCTCACCCAGACTACCTCGACCTCCGCCGCTGGTGatgacgacggcgacggcgacgcccCCACCTCCCCGCGCGTGGGCATGTACTTCGAGACGGAGGACGACGCGTACGAGTTCTACAAGGCCTACGCCGCCCGCCTCGGATTCGTCGTCCGCAAGtccaacaagtccaagaacTCACGGCACACCGTCACCCGCCGCCTCTTTGTCTGCTCCAAGCAGGGATTCCGCCAGGAACCCAAGAAGCCCCAGGACGAGACCGCCGCAGCCGCtgcgtcctcgtcgtcgccggcgccgcctcggTGCCCGGACTCACGCACCGGCTGCCTGGCGTCCCTCACCATTAAGCTCATCCCTTCCGCCAACGCCTTCCGCGTCACTGACTTAGTCGCCGAGCACAACCACCCACTCGCCTCTGCCGCGCCTGCCGTCTCTCTGGCGCTGCTGCCACCGAGCTCGTCACACCACAGCATTGCCGCTGCGGCAAGCTTGCCGGACCCGAGGGATGGCCCGCACCCTGACATGCACTTTGAGTCCGAGGAAGATGCATATGTCTTCTACAACCGGTATGCTGAGCATGTGGGCTTCAGTGTTCGCCGCTCGTACAAGAAGCGCAAGCGTGGGGTGATAGTGTCGCGAATCTTCGTTTGTTCCCGCGAAGGCGTCAGCGACCGTGCCAAGCAAGAGGGCCTAGCCACAGTCAGTGCAAATGGTGGTGTAGGGTCGGCAGGCACACCTAGACCGGGTCCACCACCAACACGGACAGGATGCCAGGCGAGAATGGTGATCAAGATCACCCCGTGTCGGACATACCGCGTGGCGAAGTTCTTCCCAGAGCATAATCACTCACTCGTCAATCCAGAGAGCGTGCATAAGCTGCGGTCACATAAGATGAGGGCTCGGGCACATGAGCTTGGGGCAGGAGAACTGCATCGAAGGAAGCAAGGGAAGGGTGTGCAGCTTGGGGATGCTGGCGCGGCATTGCAATACTTGGAGGAGTTGCAGGTAGAGAATCCTTCAGTTTATTATGCAGTAGGAGTGGGGCCTGATGGAAAATCAGCTGTAAATTTCTTCTGGGCTGATGCGAAATCAATAATTGACTTCAGGACCTTTGGTGATGTTGTTCTATTTGATACGACATATGGTCTAAATGGGTATGGACGGCCGTTTGCATTGTTTGTTGGTGTTGACAACCACAAGCAGTTGCTTGTATTTGGTGCAGCACTGCTCTATGATGAGAGTATTCAGTCATTGAAATGGGTATTTGAGGTGTTTGCTGATGCCATGCGTGCTAGGCAGCCACAGACTATTTTGATTGATGAGCGTCCTGAGTGTGCTATTGCTGCAGCAGAGGTGTGGCCTGGAAGCAACCATTGCACAAGCGTGTGGCATATCTACCATAATTCAAAGAGACACTTGAAGCAGGTGTTTGAAAGCACAAAGAGTTTCGGCAATGCTTTGAGCCATTGTCTCTTTGACTGTGAAGATGAGATGGAGTTCTTGTCATCATGGGAAAAGCTATTTGAGAAACATGACGCCGGTGAGAGTGAGTGGCTCAACAGACTTTTCCTGGAGAAAGAAAAATGGGCTTTGGCTTATCAGAGAACTATGTTTTCTGCTGATATACTCACCACTCTTCGGAAGGaaaacatgattaatgaactGAAACGAGAGCTCAGTGAGCAAGAAGATATTCTGCAGTTCTTCAGGCGTTATGAAACCATTCTGGAAGAGCACCGATCAAAGAAATTGCACACAGATGTTGATGGCAGCCAAGTGACTTTGCCTATCCCGTCGTTGCGAATGCTAAAACAAGCATCAAATGCTTATACACCTGAAGCTTTCAAGATGTTCCAGGGTGAGTTTGAGGCTTACATGAATTGCATGTCCTTCCCCTGTGGTGTGATTGGCACAGTCTCAGAGTACAAAATTGTGCTTGATGAGAAACCATCAGAGAATTTTGTTAAATTTGATGCACTAGATGGATCAGCCACTTGCAGCTGCAAGAAGTTTGAAGCTGTTGGAATTCAATGCTGTCATGTACTGAAGGTACTTGATCTCAAGAATATCAAAGAGCTCCCAGAAACATatattttgaaaagatggagaAAAGATGCCCGTTCTGTTCAAATTGGAGAAGAACCTACCTCTGGATCTGGTAGTGTCAtgcggtcagcctcagaggccCGATTCAGTAACATGTGCCGGTTGGCTAGCTTGATTGCTTCAAGAGCTGCCAAATCTGAGGAGGCAATGTCATACATTGAAAGTCAATCAAGTGTTCTTCTGAAACATCGTGATGATATGCTACAGATAGGCTATCCTGAGATGGGAAATCATACTGTTGCTTCAAGTAGTCAAGCGATCTCCTTTGTAGGCAACCAACATCCTGACCATACAACACAAGCAAGAGCAGTTGCGCATCCAACAAATG GTCTTATGGGGCTTTGA